In Ruminiclostridium josui JCM 17888, the genomic window AATAGCTGTAGCTACTATTACAGCAGATGCAACGAGGTATGTAGCCTCATAGCTGGCATTCTTAATAATATAGGCTAAATCAAAATATTTAAAAGGAGATATATACCGCACTTTATCGGCACTTTTTCCTAAAGAAATAATAATACTTATCAAGTAAAACCCAAAAACCACGCCAAAGGATATTGGAAGAATGGATTTCAGCTTCTTAAAAAATACTGATACAACCATGCCTATTGACATAAAAATAATCTGCATAAAAAACAATGTCAGGTTTATCATAAAAAACAGCTTATTGCTGAAATCTTCTGTCTTAACAGCATTGGCTATGCAAAATGTTGCCACATAAAACCCAAAATTGGTAGCAACTATAGTTGTAAAGGCAGCAAACACCTTTGCACTGATTATTGAACTGCGGGAAACAGGCTTAACAAGCAAAAAATCTGCCGTACGTTCCCTGGATTCTCTTGAAAGTATGGAAATACCAAGATTCATCCCCTGTATAGTCCCGCAAAGTGTTATAAACGAAAATACCATAGAATAAAAGCCCAATAAGGATGCAATATTATCTAAATTTATCCCAAGCATATCCCTTATTTCAGGATTATAATTGGCAAGGAGGTTTTTAAATCCTTCAGCATCAGCAGCTACAGTAGGATATATGCAAAGATAGAGTGCCGATAAAGCTATCAAACTAATTGTCCATATAGTAGCAGTTTTTCTCATGGATTTGAGCTCATGCAGAAAAATATTCATATAACTCAATCCTCCTTTACATAATAGTGCATGAAGATTTCCTCAAGGTCAGGTTCTTCGATTGAAATATTCCTTAGTTGAATATCAGCTATCTTTTTCATAATCAAGTTAATATTGCCTTTAAAGATGAAATTAATATTGTTACCTTTAGTTTCCAGTTTACTAACACCCTTTATATCAAATACATCCTTTGAGACTATTTCTTTAGTTTCAATGCTAAACTTCTTATAACTGTTTTCCTGAAGAGTGCTCATCTTTTCAAGCTTTATAATCTTACCGTCTTTTATAAAGGCCACTCTGCTGCACATTTTCTGAACCTCACTTAGAATATGTGAAGAAAAGAACACCGTCGCTCCCTTATGGTTTTCCTCTGCAATAAGTTCAAAAAATTTCTGTTGCATGAGAGGATCAAGTCCGCTGGTAGGTTCGTCAAGAATAATCAACTTCGGTTCATGAAGCAATCCTTGGACAATACCTACCTTTTTCTTATTTCCAAAGGAAAGGTCCTCTATTTTCTTTTTCAAATCGAGGTCCATTGCTTCTGCAAGTTCTTTAATTCTAGTGGTACAGTCTTTTTTATAAAAGCTGGCTGAATATTTTAACAGATCTATTACCCTCATATTATCATAATAAAAAACCTCTGAAGGAAGATACCCCACTTCTCTTCTTACCTCAGGATACTTTATGCAGCTTTTACCAAATATAGTTGCACTCCCCTCAGAGGGATAAATAAGACCAAGGAGAGTTCGGATGGTGGTTGACTTCCCAGCTCCATTAGGTCCGATAAACCCGAAAATCTCGCCCTCTTCTACGCTGAGATTAATATTATTTATGCCTCTGGCCTTGCCATAACTTTTTGTAAGATTCTTAATTTCAATGACACTCATAAATACTCCTCCTTATAAAAATTGTCCCTGAGCAAATCCATACATTCATAAAATTCCTTTAGCATAGCATCTAAATCCAGTGTAGAAACGGACAATTGACTAGTGTACCCTTCAGCCATCCATATAAGCATTTTTAGCACCAGTTTGGGGTCAATACCTTCTTTAAATTTTGAAGTATCCATTCCTTCAAAAGCGATTTTATCTCTATAGTCATCTCCAATGGCAAGCAGGGATGTAATATCTGACTTTACTTCCGGGTCAGACTCAAAATATGCACTGATTAGAAAAGCAGGAATACTAGTATGCTTCCTCATTACTGATGCCTTAATCTCGGCTGATTCCTTGATTCTATCAAAGAAATCAGTAACAGTGTAATCAAAACCATTTTTTATTTCATTAATAATGATGTCAGTACACATTTTTATCAAGTACAGGTACAAGTCCTTTTTTGTCCCAAAGTAATGAAATACCATAGCTTTTGAAATATCAGCGCCTTTGGCTATATCACTTACTGAAGTTTTCTTATAGCCATTTGCACCAAATGATTTAAGTGCTGCATCAACAATTCTTTTTCTTTTCTCCTCAGGTAGGTTTAAAAACTTATCCAAAATATCACCTCAAATATTATCAACCAAATCGGTTGATAATAGAATATCATTATAAACCGATTCGGTCAATGATTATACAAAAAAAAGCATAACAACCGCACTATATGAGTACTTACAGGCTAGTCACATTACGGTTATTATGCTTTTTTAAATTATTATATTTAGAGAAAATTACCACCCTAAATCAGCTTTTATGGTTTCAGCAAGCTGGTTTGCCATCAGCTCATGTGTTTTAACACTAGGATGCCAGTCCTCACCGTAGCCGTTTGATTCAACCTGTACTGGAAATTCTATGAAATGAATCTTTGAATCCCCAGAAGTATTTTTCTGGTCAACAACACTTGTTATGGCATCCTTGCACTTTGCAAGCTGATCCCAAGACAGCATTGGGCCTACTGCACAATAGATATGGGCATCAGGATACTGTCCTCTTATTTGGGTTACAAATTTTTCGTATGCCGCTGCAAAGGTTGTTTTATCAATAGAACCAGTACTAAAGTCATTTGTACCCAGATTGATTACAACTACCTGAGGAGTCCATTTACTTGTATCCCAAGTGAGGGTTGTATTGTAAGGAAGAACTCTTGGATAAACTTCAGGCATTAGTTCATTAAGATCCCCACCATAGTTTTGTACCAACCCTTTTCCTGACCAGCAAACAGTTATCGGGTCAGCCTTCAAAAGTCTGGCAGTTATTGCTCCGTATGCCATATACGCATTTTCATTTTTGTTGGTAAATGACTGATACTGGCTTGTTCCTTCATTACCGTATCCACAGGTAATAGAATCACCAATAAATTCTATTCTTCTTGAAGAAGGTGAAGGAGCAGGCAACAAGCCGCCTCCGATAATTTTAAAGCCTAAGAATTGTGTTTCACCAATCCAAGCTTCAGTTCTTCTAACCAGTTCAATTGTATGTATTATACCGTCTTGAAGGTCGGAAGCAAGGGTAACTGTAGAAGTCCCGGCAGGAACATTAACAGGTGCTTTTACAATGCCGTCGATTATTACATTAAACCAGTTATCACCTGATGATTTAATAGTTGCACTGATTGTGGTTCCGGTAAAGTTAGCCTTTATAGTTGAAGTGCTCCATGCAAACTTTGGTCCAGCAGGATCACTGGTATCAAATCTGCCAACTAGCAACACACCCGGTTCCGACGGTGTATAATTGATTGGCAGGGTCTTAATCATACCCAATAGATATTGTTTCAAAATAGCAAAGTCCATTGCATCCAATGCACTATCACCATTTAAATCCATATAATAGTAGTAATCAGTATTCTGCTCCATCAAATATTGCTTGAATTTCATAAAATCCAAAGCATCCACATTTCTGTCATTGTTGAAGTCACCATATACTCCTGGTGGCTCAAGTGCAGAAACGCTAGTGCTTCCTACACAATTAAAAAATAATGTAAAAAGAAGTGAAAATACAACTAAAAAAGCCCCTGTTTTTCTTGTCATTGTTATTTTTCTCATATTAAAAAACTCCTATATTCTTATTTTCTAAAAAATAGCTTAAAACCTTAATTTTGAAATATAATTTGCAGCATCCCCCCCTATAAATAAAGTCAGGAAATACCGGTAGAATACAGGAATAATACAAAGATTACTATAGAATTTTATAAGAAAGATGTGTATCGTTAGCAAAAGTATGTTAGTTGTTTATGTAATTAAAAAAACCGGTACTGCTTAACCTAAAATAAATGTCCCACCTCCCAATTCAAATGATAATTCATTTTCCAAGAAATACTTTAATATTAACTTTTAAAAAATTCAATATTAAAAATTGTACTCCTTTATATGAAAAAAATATTCACCTCATATAATATTACAAATTACGAGTCAACAATTTTATAATAAATTCCTTAATATCTATTTTACCTTTATAAACGCTAACCACTTTTCTAGTTTTAGCTTTTGCCATATGAAATACACCTCTAACCCTGTTAGGAATACTAGTATATTTATATTCAGTGAATACTAATTTAAAATTTGTCCTTAAAAATCAAAAGGCACAACAATATGAAGTAACCTATAACAAGTAAAACTTCTGTGTTGCACCTTAAATTTCAACAATTTGATTATTTAGATATTTCTCTCTTCTGTAATTATAATATCCATAGGGATATCATGTTCGTCCCAGGGTATTTCATCCATTATCTGAAAGTCAAAAGCAACTCCTACCTTTAAGCAGCTATCTGATATTAAGTTAAGAAACCTATCGTAATATCCGGCGCCGTATCCCATACGATTTTTATGTAAATCAAATGCACATCCTGGTACAATCACTACATCAATTGAATCAGGACTAACTACATTTTTTTGTCCGGAAGTTGGCTCCAATACCCCGTAGGTCCCCGGCTCAAGCTCATGGAGACTGCTTATTTTAACTGCCTCCATGGATTTCCCTTTATTTTTAACAACACGAGGAACGCATACCTGTTTACCTTGAGAAATCCAGGTATTAATAATGTCATGAGTATAAACCTCGCTCCCAAAGCTAACATAACACATTATGGTTTTTGCCCGCTTAACACAGTCCAACTTATCCAGTTTTTGTGCTATAACCTTTGATTTCTCATGTAAGGCATCTGAAGTTATATTTTTGTTTCTAAAGGAAATATATTCCTTTCTCATTTCAGTCTTATTACACAAAATTCAGTATTCCTCTCCATTTTAACCATAAAAAAGCCAAAGCGCAAAATGTAATAATAGAAACAGCTATTAGTACAAATCCAAAAGACCTTTTCTCTTTAGCCTCATCATATAGAAATACCATCCCCGTAATCAGGCCTATAATTTGCCCTATTATGGGAATGAGTACGGTAAGGATGGTTAACACTCCTTTAGTCCAATTACTGATAACCTTACTGCTAATGTAATTAAGATTTCCCAGTAACATTTCCCTTTCAACACTAGTTACCTCACTATTGTTCCAAGTAAGGCAACTGTTATCAAAACCACTGCTATTGTCGCATTCCTGCTTCATCTGAATTAACCTCCAAACCTATTATGTTAATATTATAACATAATTTAACAGTTATGAAATGAGACCTTAATATCATTTTATGCAGGAACATAATACAATTCAAATAGTCCCTTTACAACATCTTCGTAGTTTAAGTTTGTTATTCTGTATAAGTATCCGTTATCCATATGTAAATACATAGCTACATCATACTTTTCGCTGTTGTCCATTAATGCACAAATCATATCTACTGAATCCAACGGATTGTAAAAGTCCTTTACCCATCTGCGAAGTGAGCAATCTATCTCCATATCTTTTTCATAAAAACTATCTAAAAACCGGTTTAATTCTCCATGCTTGGTGGTCCACAAACTAATTGTAATTGCCATGACTATTCCCCCATAAAAAATCTGAATCATCCAACTATATATATTTGACATCCATCGCAAATACCCTTTATGTAAATTGTGTCAAAAAACAAGGAAAATTTATCTGCCTAATAGCCTTTTGGATAATGCATCTACCTCAAACTTTATTTTTTCTTCGTCTATGTGTGTAAATTCACGATTCTTCATCAGAATATTTCCGTCTACCATAACAGTATCCACATCAGAAGCCTGTGCAGAATATACCATCATTGCCATTGGGTCATTTTTAGGATAGAAGTGAGGTTTGTCAGTGTCAACCAGAATTATATCTGCTTTCATCCCTTCTGATAATATACCAGTGTCGTCAAAGCCTATAGCTCTTGCACCATTTACAGTCCCCATTCTAAGAACATCTTGAGCCTTCATTAGCTGTGGATTCATAGCAACCCCTTTATGCAGTATTGCCGCAAGATTCATTTCCTCAAACATATTAAGGTTATTATTGCTGGCAGCACCATCTGTACCAAGACATACATTAATTCCCATATCCATCATTTCAGGAACCCTTGCAATGCCGCTTCCCAGCTTTAGATTACTGGTTGGATTATGAACAACACTTGCCTTCTTTTCCTTCATAATTCTAAGATCACTGTCACTGAGATGAACACAGTGTGCCGCCATAACAGGAACGTCAAGTACACCTGTTTCACTGCATATCTCAATAGAAGTCATACCATAGTCTTTTTTACTGGATTCAACCTCAGATACAGTTTCAAGTAAATGTATATGAATACCGGTATTCAACTGTTTAGCCAGCCTAGCTGCATTTCTCAGGGTATTTTCATTAAACATGTAAACAGAATGTATTTCAACAAAAACCTTTATTCTTCCCTCTGCTGAATTATGATAGCTATTGTAATAATCAATAGTTCCCTGACTTTTATCGAGTCTTTTCAGCTGTCCGTCTTCGAAAAACTGTATTGGGCTTTTGCAGAGATTTGCTTTTATGCCTGTTTCAGTTACAGCCCGTGCAACCTCATCCATAAACATATACATATCTGCAAAAGCAGTAATTCCTGATTTAATCATTTCAGATATACCAAGCATAGTACCCCAATATACGCCTTTGTCAGTAAGTTTTGCTTCAACAGGGAAAATATTATCAAAAAGCCATTTTTCAAGTGCTATATCATCTGCATAATTTCTCATTAACGTCATGGCACTGTGACTATGAGCATTTACCAAACCGGGCATGGCAATCTTACTTCTCCCGTCAATTACTTCCTTTGCTTCAGCATTTTCAGGGAGACTGTCGGAAATAAAAGCAATACGCCCGTTCTTAATTCCTATGTGCCCGTTAGTAATCAATGGCTTACTTTCATCAATAGTTATTAATTCAGCATTTTTTATAAGTATGTCAAACATAATATTCATCCTTTCGCATTATCAACCAATTAAAACAAACAAATGAAAAATTAAGCATATTACCGATATCTTATGTAAACGTCGGTTAATATGCTTAATATAAATTTTCATAATGCAATTTTGATATTTTTACTCAGCCCAACTGTTAAGATAATCCTTTTGCTCTTTAGAAAGCTTATCTATTTTTACTCCCCATGATTTTAGCTTCATGGTTGCAACCTTTTTATCAAGATCAGCAGGAACATCAATTACCTTGTTTCCTAGCTTATTGTAATTTCTTAGCATATATTCTGCTGAAAGGGCCTGTAAAGCGAAACTCATATCCATAATCTCAGCAGGATGTCCATCACCTGCAGCAAGATTTACTAGTCTGCCTTCTGCCAGAAGATTTATCCATCTTCCGTTCTCCATCTTATATCCAGTAATGTTATTTCTCTGAATCTGTTTCTCAACAGCGATTTTTTCCAATTCTTCAACGGAAACTTCAACATCAAAATGTCCTGCATTACAGAGAATAGCCCCATCTTTCATTACTTTGAAATGTTCCGCTGTAATAACATCACGGCAACCCGTTACAGTAATAAAGAAATCACCGACTTTTGCAGCATCGGACATTTTCATTACCTTGAATCCGTCCATTACTGCCTCTGCAGCCTTAATAGGATCAACTTCCGTAACGATAACACTTGCACCGAAGCCTTTCGCTCTCATTGCAATACCCTTACCGCACCATCCGTATCCTGCAACAACTACATTTTTTCCAGCTACAATAAGGTTGGTTGTTCTGTTGATACCATCCCAAACCGATTGTCCTGTACCATATCTGTTGTCAAATAAGTACTTACAGTTGGCATTATTTACCGCAATCATTGGAAATCTCAGTACACCTTCTTTTTCCATAGCCTTTAAGCGAAGTACCCCGGTAGTTGTTTCTTCACAGCCACCCATAATATGAGGAAGAAGCTCTTTTCTCTTGGTATGCAACAGGTTAACCAAGTCGCCTCCATCATCGATGATAATATTCGGCTTGTATCCTAAAGCAAGATTTAAATGCTCCTCATATTCTTCCTTAGTTGAATTGTACCATGCATATACATCAAGGCCATCTGCTACAAGACCGGCTGCTACATCATCCTGAGTGGATAACGGATTACTTCCTGTAACAGAAACCTCTCCTCCTCCGATTGCAAACAACTTTGCAAGATAAGCTGTTTTAGCCTCCAGATGAACTGAAACTACAACTCTTACTCCGCTAAACGGCTTTGTCTCCCTAAACTCATCCTCAAGACTTCTTAAAAGAGGCATGTTTTTTCTTACCCATTCAATTTT contains:
- a CDS encoding TetR/AcrR family transcriptional regulator; translated protein: MDKFLNLPEEKRKRIVDAALKSFGANGYKKTSVSDIAKGADISKAMVFHYFGTKKDLYLYLIKMCTDIIINEIKNGFDYTVTDFFDRIKESAEIKASVMRKHTSIPAFLISAYFESDPEVKSDITSLLAIGDDYRDKIAFEGMDTSKFKEGIDPKLVLKMLIWMAEGYTSQLSVSTLDLDAMLKEFYECMDLLRDNFYKEEYL
- a CDS encoding adenosylhomocysteinase, giving the protein MKSVIRDISLADKGKQKIEWVRKNMPLLRSLEDEFRETKPFSGVRVVVSVHLEAKTAYLAKLFAIGGGEVSVTGSNPLSTQDDVAAGLVADGLDVYAWYNSTKEEYEEHLNLALGYKPNIIIDDGGDLVNLLHTKRKELLPHIMGGCEETTTGVLRLKAMEKEGVLRFPMIAVNNANCKYLFDNRYGTGQSVWDGINRTTNLIVAGKNVVVAGYGWCGKGIAMRAKGFGASVIVTEVDPIKAAEAVMDGFKVMKMSDAAKVGDFFITVTGCRDVITAEHFKVMKDGAILCNAGHFDVEVSVEELEKIAVEKQIQRNNITGYKMENGRWINLLAEGRLVNLAAGDGHPAEIMDMSFALQALSAEYMLRNYNKLGNKVIDVPADLDKKVATMKLKSWGVKIDKLSKEQKDYLNSWAE
- a CDS encoding SGNH/GDSL hydrolase family protein — its product is MRKITMTRKTGAFLVVFSLLFTLFFNCVGSTSVSALEPPGVYGDFNNDRNVDALDFMKFKQYLMEQNTDYYYYMDLNGDSALDAMDFAILKQYLLGMIKTLPINYTPSEPGVLLVGRFDTSDPAGPKFAWSTSTIKANFTGTTISATIKSSGDNWFNVIIDGIVKAPVNVPAGTSTVTLASDLQDGIIHTIELVRRTEAWIGETQFLGFKIIGGGLLPAPSPSSRRIEFIGDSITCGYGNEGTSQYQSFTNKNENAYMAYGAITARLLKADPITVCWSGKGLVQNYGGDLNELMPEVYPRVLPYNTTLTWDTSKWTPQVVVINLGTNDFSTGSIDKTTFAAAYEKFVTQIRGQYPDAHIYCAVGPMLSWDQLAKCKDAITSVVDQKNTSGDSKIHFIEFPVQVESNGYGEDWHPSVKTHELMANQLAETIKADLGW
- a CDS encoding ABC transporter permease subunit, coding for MNIFLHELKSMRKTATIWTISLIALSALYLCIYPTVAADAEGFKNLLANYNPEIRDMLGINLDNIASLLGFYSMVFSFITLCGTIQGMNLGISILSRESRERTADFLLVKPVSRSSIISAKVFAAFTTIVATNFGFYVATFCIANAVKTEDFSNKLFFMINLTLFFMQIIFMSIGMVVSVFFKKLKSILPISFGVVFGFYLISIIISLGKSADKVRYISPFKYFDLAYIIKNASYEATYLVASAVIVATAIIASFIIYIRKDIHAVS
- a CDS encoding ABC transporter ATP-binding protein — protein: MSVIEIKNLTKSYGKARGINNINLSVEEGEIFGFIGPNGAGKSTTIRTLLGLIYPSEGSATIFGKSCIKYPEVRREVGYLPSEVFYYDNMRVIDLLKYSASFYKKDCTTRIKELAEAMDLDLKKKIEDLSFGNKKKVGIVQGLLHEPKLIILDEPTSGLDPLMQQKFFELIAEENHKGATVFFSSHILSEVQKMCSRVAFIKDGKIIKLEKMSTLQENSYKKFSIETKEIVSKDVFDIKGVSKLETKGNNINFIFKGNINLIMKKIADIQLRNISIEEPDLEEIFMHYYVKED
- a CDS encoding amidohydrolase, which produces MFDILIKNAELITIDESKPLITNGHIGIKNGRIAFISDSLPENAEAKEVIDGRSKIAMPGLVNAHSHSAMTLMRNYADDIALEKWLFDNIFPVEAKLTDKGVYWGTMLGISEMIKSGITAFADMYMFMDEVARAVTETGIKANLCKSPIQFFEDGQLKRLDKSQGTIDYYNSYHNSAEGRIKVFVEIHSVYMFNENTLRNAARLAKQLNTGIHIHLLETVSEVESSKKDYGMTSIEICSETGVLDVPVMAAHCVHLSDSDLRIMKEKKASVVHNPTSNLKLGSGIARVPEMMDMGINVCLGTDGAASNNNLNMFEEMNLAAILHKGVAMNPQLMKAQDVLRMGTVNGARAIGFDDTGILSEGMKADIILVDTDKPHFYPKNDPMAMMVYSAQASDVDTVMVDGNILMKNREFTHIDEEKIKFEVDALSKRLLGR
- a CDS encoding 5-formyltetrahydrofolate cyclo-ligase, with product MCNKTEMRKEYISFRNKNITSDALHEKSKVIAQKLDKLDCVKRAKTIMCYVSFGSEVYTHDIINTWISQGKQVCVPRVVKNKGKSMEAVKISSLHELEPGTYGVLEPTSGQKNVVSPDSIDVVIVPGCAFDLHKNRMGYGAGYYDRFLNLISDSCLKVGVAFDFQIMDEIPWDEHDIPMDIIITEERNI